A single Epinephelus fuscoguttatus linkage group LG13, E.fuscoguttatus.final_Chr_v1 DNA region contains:
- the LOC125900279 gene encoding RNA polymerase-associated protein LEO1-like isoform X2 translates to MAVRCFLVYLTLTWCLVAGQSPKYVLKGNTVHLEPGINGQPDGILWKHNGNKVVEFNGNEEHVYNPYKDRITLDWVTAELDIANLRFEDSGEYELEVDINKGLHRSVHELEVIDEVAKPTISCEMMDGGSSNKSGKLVCTTEPRRPESLIKFEWSSNGKVQRGPNLLVSLGEKHDDDVYSCHVSNPLSRKTATFTAKDCHPDGSSAALIASLVSIILIGLFLVGLGVLFCKLHYKACFANDDLEKQSPTKKTEGSDEQAAPGVERKPLLHRESTLASTQPLRHLSPGVRSMRQDDDAHSDVETVKSDMDKPDETPQKGVQELTMRFEQNSVKREKPKEPVSLPSTPPNEPPSPLYQNSLASSHKGDLDTEQLGEHTEVEVPQLDLSDPAGVSDDFSEDTNSDRFIAPEQPEPEKEADEDEEAQPAPSNAVTPPVARPRTALTKSSPNTAPKDTAGEHEEEANSDQATEETAENNARESDSSGEGERNESDDSRKDRESPIVPEQKDSKTSLDKPESPQREAHTSEDNQQESVKPAAEVESEKGSVGESEDAISLQPPSPPPTEPNNRNTDTSQESPHAANADPCREDNKTSRDSEGQSDEDEGEGETDESKKEVQSGPKEDKPYNESLSEDKEGQKKNEVIA, encoded by the exons ATGGCTGTTCGGTGTTTCCTGGTCTATCTCACTCTTACCTGGTGCCTag TTGCTGGACAGTCTCCAAAATATGTACTCAAGGGGAACACAGTCCACTTGGAGCCGGGCATTAATGGACAACCTGATGGGATTCTATGGAAACACAATGGCAACAAAGTTGTAGAGTTTAACGGCAACGAGGAACACGTGTACAACCCATATAAAGACAGGATCACTCTTGACTGGGTCACTGCTGAACTCGATATCGCTAACCTCAGATTTGAAGACAGCGGAGAGTATGAACTTGAAGTAGACATCAACAAAGGGCTGCATCGTTCAGTTCATGAATTGGAGGTCATAG ATGAAGTCGCCAAGCCCACCATATCCTGTGAGATGATGGACGGCGGCAGCTCTAACAAATCTGGAAAGCTAGTGTGCACCACGGAGCCCAGACGACCTGAGTCTTTGATTAAGTTTGAGTGGAGCTCAAATGGAAAAGTGCAGCGTGGCCCAAATTTACTGGTATCTCTGGGGGagaaacatgatgatgatgtgtacAGTTGTCATGTGAGCAACCCTCTGAGTAGGAAAACTGCTACATTCACTGCAAAGGATTGCCACCCAG ACGGTTCATCTGCAGCACTGATTGCCAGCCTGGTCAGCATCATTTTAATTGGGCTTTTTCTCGTGGGTCTGGGCGTACTGTTCTGCAAACTACACTATAAag CATGTTTTGCAAACGATGATTTGGAAAAACAGTCACCGACCAAAAAAACAGAAG GGTCAGATGAGCAGGCAGCTCCAGGTGTAGAAAGAAAGCCCCTCCTTCACAGAGAGTCCACACTTGCCTCTACTCAGCCACTTCGCCATTTGTCCCCAGGTGTGAGGAGTATGAGGCAGGACGATGATGCACATTCAGATGTTGAGACTGTCAAAA GTGATATGGATAAACCAGATGAGACGCCACAAAAAG GTGTTCAAGAGCTTACAATGAGGTTTGAGCAAAACAGTGTCAAGAGAG agaagCCCAAGGAGCCTGTGTCTCTTCCTTCCACTCCGCCGAATGAGCCACCTTCTCCTCTGTATCAGAATAGCCTTGCCAGCAGCCACAAAGGTGATCTGGATACAGAACAGCTCGGAGAACACACAGAGGTAGAAGTCCCACAGTTGGACCTCTCAGACCCAGCCGGAGTGTCGGATGACTTCAGTGAGGACACGAACTCTGATCGCTTCATTGCTCCTGAGCAGCCAG aGCCAGAGAAGGAGGCAGATGAGGATGAGGAAGCACAGCCTGCTCCTTCCAATGCTGTAACTCCTCCTGTTGCTCGGCCACGCACCGCTTTGACCAAAAGCTCTCCAAATACAGCACCCAAGGACACCGCTGGTGAACACGAGGAAGAGGCCAACTCAGATCAGGCCACTGAGGAAACTGCGGAGAATAATGCCAGAGAATCTGACTCATCAGGGGAAGGAGAAAGAAATGAATCAGACGACTCTCGCAAGGACAGAGAGTCGCCCATCGTTCCTGAACAGAAAGACTCAAAAACATCACTGGATAAGCCGGAGTCGCCACAGAGAGAAGCACACACGAGCGAAGACAACCAGCAAGAAAGTGTCAAACCAGCTGCTGAAGTTGAAAGTGAAAAAGGTAGTGTAGGTGAGAGTGAGGACGCCATCTCCCTGCAACCTCCGAGCCCGCCCccaacagaaccaaacaacaggaACACTGACACCTCTCAAGAGTCCCCACATGCTGCAAATGCAGACCCATGTCGAGAAGACAACAAGACCAGTCGTGACTCAGAGGGGCAGTCAGATGAAGATGAAGGTGAGGGTGAAACTGATGAAAGTAAAAAAGAGGTCCAGAGTGGCCCGAAAGAAGACAAGCCATACAATGAGAGCCTTAGTGAGGATAAAGaaggacaaaagaaaaatgaagtcaTTGCATAG
- the LOC125900279 gene encoding MICAL-like protein 1 isoform X1, whose translation MAVRCFLVYLTLTWCLVAGQSPKYVLKGNTVHLEPGINGQPDGILWKHNGNKVVEFNGNEEHVYNPYKDRITLDWVTAELDIANLRFEDSGEYELEVDINKGLHRSVHELEVIDEVAKPTISCEMMDGGSSNKSGKLVCTTEPRRPESLIKFEWSSNGKVQRGPNLLVSLGEKHDDDVYSCHVSNPLSRKTATFTAKDCHPDGSSAALIASLVSIILIGLFLVGLGVLFCKLHYKACFANDDLEKQSPTKKTEGSDEQAAPGVERKPLLHRESTLASTQPLRHLSPGVRSMRQDDDAHSDVETVKTGDMDKPDETPQKGVQELTMRFEQNSVKREKPKEPVSLPSTPPNEPPSPLYQNSLASSHKGDLDTEQLGEHTEVEVPQLDLSDPAGVSDDFSEDTNSDRFIAPEQPEPEKEADEDEEAQPAPSNAVTPPVARPRTALTKSSPNTAPKDTAGEHEEEANSDQATEETAENNARESDSSGEGERNESDDSRKDRESPIVPEQKDSKTSLDKPESPQREAHTSEDNQQESVKPAAEVESEKGSVGESEDAISLQPPSPPPTEPNNRNTDTSQESPHAANADPCREDNKTSRDSEGQSDEDEGEGETDESKKEVQSGPKEDKPYNESLSEDKEGQKKNEVIA comes from the exons ATGGCTGTTCGGTGTTTCCTGGTCTATCTCACTCTTACCTGGTGCCTag TTGCTGGACAGTCTCCAAAATATGTACTCAAGGGGAACACAGTCCACTTGGAGCCGGGCATTAATGGACAACCTGATGGGATTCTATGGAAACACAATGGCAACAAAGTTGTAGAGTTTAACGGCAACGAGGAACACGTGTACAACCCATATAAAGACAGGATCACTCTTGACTGGGTCACTGCTGAACTCGATATCGCTAACCTCAGATTTGAAGACAGCGGAGAGTATGAACTTGAAGTAGACATCAACAAAGGGCTGCATCGTTCAGTTCATGAATTGGAGGTCATAG ATGAAGTCGCCAAGCCCACCATATCCTGTGAGATGATGGACGGCGGCAGCTCTAACAAATCTGGAAAGCTAGTGTGCACCACGGAGCCCAGACGACCTGAGTCTTTGATTAAGTTTGAGTGGAGCTCAAATGGAAAAGTGCAGCGTGGCCCAAATTTACTGGTATCTCTGGGGGagaaacatgatgatgatgtgtacAGTTGTCATGTGAGCAACCCTCTGAGTAGGAAAACTGCTACATTCACTGCAAAGGATTGCCACCCAG ACGGTTCATCTGCAGCACTGATTGCCAGCCTGGTCAGCATCATTTTAATTGGGCTTTTTCTCGTGGGTCTGGGCGTACTGTTCTGCAAACTACACTATAAag CATGTTTTGCAAACGATGATTTGGAAAAACAGTCACCGACCAAAAAAACAGAAG GGTCAGATGAGCAGGCAGCTCCAGGTGTAGAAAGAAAGCCCCTCCTTCACAGAGAGTCCACACTTGCCTCTACTCAGCCACTTCGCCATTTGTCCCCAGGTGTGAGGAGTATGAGGCAGGACGATGATGCACATTCAGATGTTGAGACTGTCAAAA CAGGTGATATGGATAAACCAGATGAGACGCCACAAAAAG GTGTTCAAGAGCTTACAATGAGGTTTGAGCAAAACAGTGTCAAGAGAG agaagCCCAAGGAGCCTGTGTCTCTTCCTTCCACTCCGCCGAATGAGCCACCTTCTCCTCTGTATCAGAATAGCCTTGCCAGCAGCCACAAAGGTGATCTGGATACAGAACAGCTCGGAGAACACACAGAGGTAGAAGTCCCACAGTTGGACCTCTCAGACCCAGCCGGAGTGTCGGATGACTTCAGTGAGGACACGAACTCTGATCGCTTCATTGCTCCTGAGCAGCCAG aGCCAGAGAAGGAGGCAGATGAGGATGAGGAAGCACAGCCTGCTCCTTCCAATGCTGTAACTCCTCCTGTTGCTCGGCCACGCACCGCTTTGACCAAAAGCTCTCCAAATACAGCACCCAAGGACACCGCTGGTGAACACGAGGAAGAGGCCAACTCAGATCAGGCCACTGAGGAAACTGCGGAGAATAATGCCAGAGAATCTGACTCATCAGGGGAAGGAGAAAGAAATGAATCAGACGACTCTCGCAAGGACAGAGAGTCGCCCATCGTTCCTGAACAGAAAGACTCAAAAACATCACTGGATAAGCCGGAGTCGCCACAGAGAGAAGCACACACGAGCGAAGACAACCAGCAAGAAAGTGTCAAACCAGCTGCTGAAGTTGAAAGTGAAAAAGGTAGTGTAGGTGAGAGTGAGGACGCCATCTCCCTGCAACCTCCGAGCCCGCCCccaacagaaccaaacaacaggaACACTGACACCTCTCAAGAGTCCCCACATGCTGCAAATGCAGACCCATGTCGAGAAGACAACAAGACCAGTCGTGACTCAGAGGGGCAGTCAGATGAAGATGAAGGTGAGGGTGAAACTGATGAAAGTAAAAAAGAGGTCCAGAGTGGCCCGAAAGAAGACAAGCCATACAATGAGAGCCTTAGTGAGGATAAAGaaggacaaaagaaaaatgaagtcaTTGCATAG